A genomic stretch from Sphingomonas faeni includes:
- the mqo gene encoding malate dehydrogenase (quinone) produces MTMRPDANDTISPAPQTGVTRRNLLGSAIVAGGAAALPIAHADAATTERTVDVLLIGGGIMSATLAVLLRELEPTWTIEMVERLDKVADESSNGWNNAGTGHSALCELNYTPVNKADGKVEIAKAVEINEQFQVTRQFLSHQVDTGILANPRSFINSTPHMNLVWGDANVAFLQKRHAALQASPLFSGMEYTTDPKQISQWVPVMMEGRAPGTKLAATRSPLGTDCDWGEVTRQYIASLNKQDNFTLTTGHEVRSLERETIGGKKARWRVTARDMKTDEKQIIKARFVFAGAGGGALPILQKSGIPEADDYAGFPVGGSFLVADKPEITHRHLAKVYGKAAVGSPPMSVPHLDTRFLDGKQALLFGPFATFSTKFLKEGSYFDLPASVTLDNFRPMLAVGWDDFDLVEYLAGQLIMSDSDRMDALREYFPGAKDGDWRLWQAGQRVQIIKRDPEKGGVLRLGTEIVASKDGSIAALLGASPGASTAPSIMLNLLKKVFPNHLATAGWQAKIREIVPTYGVMLNETPDVLAEHWASTADTLQLAIPSPTVSVATTQRPAAMRVKPDRSPDLAL; encoded by the coding sequence ATGACCATGCGGCCAGACGCTAACGACACGATTTCTCCAGCACCCCAGACCGGCGTGACCCGGCGCAACCTGCTCGGCTCGGCGATCGTCGCCGGCGGTGCGGCGGCGTTGCCGATCGCGCACGCCGACGCCGCGACCACCGAACGGACTGTCGACGTCCTGCTGATCGGCGGCGGCATCATGAGCGCGACGCTCGCCGTCCTGCTCCGCGAACTCGAGCCCACCTGGACGATCGAGATGGTCGAACGCCTAGACAAAGTTGCCGATGAAAGCTCCAACGGCTGGAACAACGCCGGCACCGGCCACTCCGCGCTGTGCGAACTCAACTACACGCCCGTCAACAAGGCTGACGGCAAGGTCGAAATCGCCAAGGCGGTCGAGATTAACGAGCAGTTCCAGGTCACGCGCCAGTTCCTCAGCCACCAGGTCGATACCGGCATTCTCGCCAACCCGCGCTCGTTCATCAATTCGACGCCGCACATGAACCTGGTGTGGGGCGATGCCAACGTCGCCTTCCTGCAAAAGCGCCACGCCGCGCTCCAGGCGAGCCCGCTGTTCTCCGGCATGGAATACACGACCGACCCGAAGCAGATTTCGCAGTGGGTGCCTGTGATGATGGAGGGCCGCGCGCCCGGCACGAAGCTCGCCGCGACGCGCTCGCCGCTCGGCACCGATTGCGACTGGGGCGAAGTCACGCGCCAGTACATCGCGTCGCTCAACAAGCAGGACAATTTCACGCTGACCACCGGCCACGAAGTCCGCTCGCTCGAACGCGAGACGATCGGCGGCAAGAAGGCGCGCTGGCGCGTCACCGCGCGCGACATGAAGACCGACGAGAAGCAGATCATCAAGGCGCGCTTCGTGTTCGCAGGCGCCGGCGGCGGCGCGCTGCCGATCCTGCAGAAGTCCGGCATCCCCGAAGCCGACGACTATGCCGGCTTCCCGGTCGGTGGCTCGTTCCTCGTCGCGGACAAGCCCGAGATCACCCACCGCCACCTCGCCAAGGTCTACGGCAAGGCCGCGGTCGGTTCGCCGCCGATGTCGGTGCCGCATCTCGACACGCGGTTCCTCGACGGCAAGCAGGCGCTGTTGTTCGGCCCGTTCGCGACCTTCTCGACCAAGTTCCTCAAGGAAGGCTCGTATTTCGATCTTCCGGCGTCCGTCACGCTCGACAATTTCCGGCCGATGCTCGCGGTCGGCTGGGACGATTTCGACCTCGTCGAATATCTCGCGGGCCAGCTCATCATGTCGGACAGCGACCGGATGGACGCCCTGCGCGAGTATTTCCCGGGCGCGAAGGACGGCGACTGGCGCCTGTGGCAGGCGGGCCAGCGCGTCCAGATCATTAAGCGCGATCCTGAGAAGGGCGGCGTGCTGCGGCTCGGCACCGAGATCGTCGCGTCGAAGGACGGCTCGATCGCCGCACTCCTCGGCGCCTCGCCGGGTGCCTCGACCGCGCCGTCGATCATGCTCAACCTGCTGAAAAAGGTGTTCCCGAACCACCTCGCCACCGCCGGGTGGCAGGCCAAGATCCGCGAGATCGTGCCGACCTACGGCGTCATGCTGAACGAGACACCGGACGTCCTCGCCGAGCATTGGGCCTCGACCGCCGACACGCTGCAACTCGCGATCCCCTCGCCAACAGTAAGCGTCGCAACCACACAGCGCCCCGCGGCAATGCGCGTAAAGCCAGACCGCAGCCCCGACCTCGCGCTGTAA
- the ctrA gene encoding response regulator transcription factor CtrA — translation MRVLLIEDEPTTAKAIELMLTTEGFNVYITDLGEEGLDLGKLYDYDIILLDLNLPDMHGYDVLKRLRVARVATPVLILSGVNEMDSKVRSFGFGADDYVTKPFHREELIARIHAVVRRSKGHSQSVIRTGKLAVNLDAKTVEVGGSRVHLTGKEYAMLELLSLRKGTTLTKEMFLNHLYGGMDEPELKIIDVFICKLRKKLSLACDGENYIETVWGRGYVLREPDEALESQVA, via the coding sequence ATGCGCGTGCTGCTGATCGAGGACGAGCCGACCACGGCCAAGGCTATCGAGCTGATGCTGACGACCGAAGGGTTCAACGTCTACATCACCGATCTCGGGGAAGAAGGCCTCGATCTCGGCAAGCTGTATGATTACGACATCATCCTGCTCGACCTGAACTTGCCGGACATGCACGGCTACGACGTGCTCAAGCGCCTGCGCGTCGCCCGCGTCGCGACCCCGGTGCTGATCCTGTCGGGAGTCAACGAGATGGACTCGAAGGTGCGCAGCTTCGGTTTCGGTGCCGACGACTATGTCACCAAGCCGTTCCACCGCGAGGAATTGATCGCGCGCATCCACGCCGTCGTCCGCCGCTCGAAGGGACACAGCCAGTCGGTCATCCGCACCGGCAAGCTCGCGGTCAATCTCGACGCGAAGACGGTCGAAGTCGGCGGCAGCCGCGTCCACCTGACCGGCAAGGAATATGCGATGCTGGAGCTGCTCTCGCTCCGCAAGGGCACGACCTTGACCAAGGAAATGTTCCTCAACCACCTTTACGGCGGGATGGACGAGCCGGAGTTGAAGATCATCGACGTGTTCATCTGCAAGCTGCGGAAAAAGCTCAGCCTCGCCTGCGATGGCGAGAATTACATCGAGACCGTCTGGGGCCGCGGCTACGTGCTGCGCGAACCCGACGAAGCGCTCGAATCGCAAGTCGCGTAA